A single genomic interval of Longimicrobiaceae bacterium harbors:
- the rpoZ gene encoding DNA-directed RNA polymerase subunit omega, whose amino-acid sequence MRVVTPGAAARTTGSKYLGVLVAAKYARNLNELRRGEMMEDPTVSGTEPREKLTTISLEEVAAGTVDFHLTQRVRPDAL is encoded by the coding sequence ATGAGGGTAGTCACCCCCGGCGCCGCCGCGCGCACCACCGGCAGCAAGTACCTCGGCGTCCTGGTCGCCGCCAAGTACGCCCGCAACCTGAACGAGCTGCGGCGCGGCGAGATGATGGAGGACCCCACCGTAAGCGGCACGGAGCCGCGCGAGAAGCTGACCACGATCTCCCTGGAGGAAGTCGCGGCCGGCACGGTGGATTTCCACCTTACCCAGCGCGTCCGCCCCGACGCTCTCTAG